A genome region from Halarchaeum grantii includes the following:
- a CDS encoding DUF7542 family protein codes for MTANAASDENVVVECRDCAFREAVRNLGRARVALDDHETATGHEVDWEIRRVAAGVERAGADAGVCGLPNRSTPETPLLDYEDDA; via the coding sequence ATGACGGCGAACGCGGCGAGCGACGAGAACGTCGTGGTCGAGTGCCGCGACTGCGCGTTCCGCGAGGCGGTCCGGAACCTGGGGCGTGCGCGCGTCGCGCTCGACGACCACGAGACGGCGACCGGCCACGAGGTGGACTGGGAGATCCGGCGCGTCGCGGCCGGCGTCGAGCGAGCGGGCGCGGACGCCGGCGTCTGCGGCCTCCCGAATCGGTCGACCCCGGAGACGCCGCTGCTCGACTACGAGGACGACGCGTAG
- a CDS encoding DUF5305 family protein — MLRLTYLLAKRGPQVALVLGVLALVAFGAAGWTATHPPTTDVTDRENAQRATLAFDANATVTENTSLYDSGTVLRDPAVIPREAPTLRMTATLASSNASFDSVTQTVTLVYSATRDGETFWTRRVPLTTRTASDTRALATPVAIDTERVRERLATHRADVGGAGTVSVAVRANATYTLAGYTGTVTERAPLTFHGDWYDAATPSNARDHDTPRTRTVPVPSARLVPPPALGGLGAVLALTAAGVLAWHRAYRPSLAAVAEDLHRHRYDAWISAGRVPPDTADAVVDVATLEDLVDVAIDVDGRVVHDAESGHYVVLTPAARYRYTPRANSTED, encoded by the coding sequence ATGCTCCGACTCACCTACCTCCTCGCGAAACGCGGCCCGCAGGTCGCGCTCGTCCTCGGCGTCCTCGCGCTCGTGGCGTTCGGCGCCGCCGGCTGGACGGCGACGCACCCGCCCACGACCGACGTCACCGACCGCGAGAACGCCCAGCGCGCCACGCTCGCGTTCGACGCGAACGCCACCGTCACCGAGAACACGTCGCTCTACGACTCCGGGACCGTCCTCCGCGACCCCGCCGTCATCCCGCGCGAGGCGCCGACGCTCCGCATGACAGCGACACTAGCCAGTTCGAACGCCTCTTTCGACTCGGTCACACAGACCGTGACGCTCGTCTACTCCGCGACGCGCGACGGCGAGACGTTCTGGACGCGCCGCGTCCCGCTCACCACCCGGACCGCGTCCGACACGCGCGCGCTCGCCACCCCGGTCGCGATCGACACCGAGCGCGTGCGCGAGCGCCTCGCCACCCACCGCGCGGACGTCGGCGGCGCCGGCACGGTGAGCGTCGCCGTCCGGGCGAACGCGACCTACACGCTCGCCGGCTACACCGGGACGGTCACCGAGCGCGCGCCGCTCACGTTCCACGGCGACTGGTACGACGCCGCGACGCCGTCGAATGCGCGCGACCACGACACGCCGCGAACGCGGACCGTACCCGTGCCGTCCGCACGGCTCGTTCCGCCCCCCGCGCTCGGCGGCCTCGGCGCGGTGCTCGCGCTCACCGCCGCCGGCGTCCTCGCGTGGCATCGCGCCTACCGCCCGTCGCTCGCGGCCGTCGCCGAGGACCTGCACCGACACCGCTACGACGCGTGGATCTCGGCCGGACGCGTGCCGCCCGACACGGCGGACGCGGTCGTCGACGTCGCGACGCTCGAGGACCTCGTCGACGTCGCCATCGACGTGGACGGGCGCGTCGTCCACGACGCCGAATCGGGCCACTACGTCGTCCTCACGCCGGCCGCGCGCTACCGGTACACGCCGCGCGCGAACTCGACCGAGGACTGA
- a CDS encoding CobW family GTP-binding protein, with protein MTESIPVTVVSGTLGAGKTTLVNHVLANQRGYEVAVIVNDMGDVNVDAELVADRNEETGVVDLSNGCICCRLQDDLLTEAKRLADERDFDYLLVESSGISEPVPVARVFLDGSEDSDVDPAEFFRLDTMATVLDSYGFWKEFDAGASLPGDAEAASADERPLSEVLVESVEFCDVLLLNKCDMVPDDVLDDVEAVVRELQPRADIVRTTHAEIDPGRILDTGRFDFAEVSRSQGWKRHAADAGDGGHGHAHGENAAERHGVTSFVYRSERPFHPARLAAWLDDPDPGIVRAKGFCRVAGSEEVLGVSQAGAAVQAGPIGAWEDGDDRETRLVFIGQELDEARLREELDALLCGDDEDAETYPFPL; from the coding sequence ATGACGGAGTCCATCCCGGTGACGGTCGTGAGCGGCACCCTCGGCGCGGGGAAGACGACGCTGGTCAATCACGTCCTCGCGAACCAGCGGGGCTACGAGGTAGCGGTCATCGTCAACGACATGGGCGACGTCAACGTCGACGCCGAACTCGTCGCCGACCGGAACGAGGAGACGGGCGTCGTCGACCTCTCGAACGGCTGTATCTGCTGTCGCCTCCAGGACGACCTGCTCACGGAGGCGAAACGGCTCGCCGACGAACGCGACTTCGACTACCTGCTCGTCGAATCGTCGGGTATCAGCGAACCCGTCCCCGTCGCGCGCGTCTTCCTCGACGGCTCCGAGGACAGCGACGTCGACCCCGCGGAGTTCTTCCGCCTCGATACGATGGCGACGGTCCTCGACAGCTACGGGTTCTGGAAGGAGTTCGATGCCGGCGCGAGCCTCCCCGGGGACGCCGAGGCCGCGAGCGCGGACGAACGGCCGCTCAGCGAGGTGCTTGTCGAGTCCGTCGAGTTCTGCGACGTCCTCCTCCTCAACAAGTGCGACATGGTGCCCGACGACGTCCTCGACGACGTCGAGGCGGTCGTGCGCGAACTCCAGCCGCGCGCCGATATCGTGCGCACGACGCACGCCGAAATCGACCCCGGACGCATCCTCGACACGGGGCGCTTCGACTTCGCGGAGGTGTCGCGCTCGCAGGGGTGGAAACGCCACGCCGCCGACGCGGGCGACGGCGGACACGGGCACGCGCACGGCGAGAACGCGGCCGAGCGCCACGGCGTCACCTCGTTCGTCTACCGGAGCGAGCGCCCGTTCCACCCGGCGCGCCTCGCCGCGTGGCTCGACGACCCCGACCCCGGTATCGTCCGCGCGAAGGGGTTCTGCCGCGTCGCCGGCTCCGAGGAGGTCCTCGGCGTCAGCCAAGCGGGGGCGGCCGTCCAAGCCGGCCCCATCGGCGCGTGGGAGGACGGCGACGACCGGGAGACGCGCCTCGTCTTCATCGGGCAGGAACTCGACGAAGCGCGTCTGCGCGAGGAGCTCGACGCGCTCCTGTGTGGGGACGACGAGGACGCCGAGACGTACCCGTTCCCGCTCTAG
- a CDS encoding thiamine-phosphate synthase family protein, translating into MEQRDGLRLPAEIVAESFVPAVRVALAHELAERGCAQREIGEFLGITQAAVSKYLAGQAHVEERLADDERLRRTAARVADGWVDGDLDAYDALVEIETLLQSFVDRGPVCALHEEAMPALDGLECDLCVRGPDAAAARERERLRDVRVAVRTLAADADAAAHVPNVGTNVASALPDPTGEADVAAVPGRVHAVRGRIDVPSDPAFGASQHVAGALLAANERDATIRGALNLATSDALLDAARERGDDPVEFDADYDGRDAELRRAFADGVPAVAYHRGAYGVEPVCYVFGTDARDAVSRALALVAAAE; encoded by the coding sequence ATGGAGCAGCGAGACGGACTCCGCCTCCCGGCCGAAATCGTCGCCGAGTCGTTCGTCCCCGCCGTTCGCGTCGCGCTCGCGCACGAACTCGCCGAGCGCGGCTGCGCCCAGCGCGAAATCGGCGAGTTCCTCGGCATCACGCAGGCCGCGGTGAGCAAGTACCTCGCGGGGCAGGCGCACGTCGAGGAGCGTCTCGCGGACGACGAGCGCCTCCGGCGGACCGCGGCGCGCGTCGCCGACGGCTGGGTCGACGGCGACCTCGACGCCTACGACGCGCTCGTCGAAATCGAGACCCTCCTCCAGTCGTTCGTCGACCGGGGTCCCGTCTGCGCGCTCCACGAGGAGGCGATGCCCGCGCTCGACGGCCTCGAATGCGACCTCTGCGTGCGCGGACCCGATGCGGCCGCCGCGCGCGAACGCGAGCGCCTCCGCGACGTCCGCGTCGCCGTCCGCACGCTCGCCGCCGACGCCGACGCCGCCGCACACGTCCCGAACGTCGGGACGAACGTCGCGAGCGCGCTCCCCGACCCCACGGGAGAGGCGGACGTCGCCGCCGTCCCCGGGCGCGTCCACGCCGTTCGCGGGCGTATCGACGTCCCCTCCGACCCCGCCTTCGGCGCGTCCCAGCACGTCGCCGGCGCGCTCCTCGCCGCCAACGAGCGCGACGCGACGATACGGGGTGCGCTCAATCTCGCGACGAGCGACGCCCTCCTCGACGCCGCCCGCGAGCGAGGCGACGACCCTGTCGAGTTCGACGCCGACTACGACGGCCGCGACGCGGAGCTCCGGCGCGCGTTCGCGGACGGCGTCCCCGCCGTCGCCTATCACCGCGGCGCGTACGGCGTCGAACCCGTCTGCTACGTCTTCGGCACGGACGCCCGCGACGCAGTCTCGCGCGCGCTCGCCCTCGTCGCCGCGGCCGAGTGA
- a CDS encoding signal peptidase I produces MFRIAVLAVLVLSTLLVAAPAGAPVQVSYVYSDSMEPTIGVGDGYVVVPAGDVESGDIVTFWSAARGDYTTHRVVGETPEGYLTRGDNNPVTDQRAGYPPVARDAIVGAVLTWNGDPVLLPGLGRAVRIARENVAVLIGALAAAGLLGARRDAPASDRPERARSVVYPLLVAGLLGTAAVVAFGGASHSETFLAVEDATATGSASTLAVGTAQTVSYAVGVADQPWATRVVHTTGLHAVETTRNATAVTATGTVRAPATPGPVPVEVAIRSYPAVLPQGTVARLDAIHPLLAAFACTALAFAPLFALVALVVDGGERLRASRSRLRRLLVEGFE; encoded by the coding sequence TTGTTCCGCATCGCCGTTCTCGCCGTCCTCGTGCTCTCGACACTGCTCGTCGCCGCACCCGCCGGTGCGCCCGTACAGGTGTCGTACGTCTACTCGGACAGCATGGAGCCCACCATCGGCGTCGGCGACGGCTACGTCGTCGTCCCCGCCGGGGACGTCGAATCCGGCGACATCGTGACCTTCTGGAGCGCCGCGCGCGGCGACTACACCACGCACCGCGTCGTCGGTGAGACGCCCGAGGGCTACCTCACGCGCGGCGACAACAACCCCGTGACCGACCAGCGCGCCGGCTACCCGCCCGTGGCGCGCGACGCCATCGTCGGCGCGGTGCTGACGTGGAACGGCGACCCCGTGCTCCTCCCGGGCCTCGGGCGCGCCGTCCGGATCGCCCGCGAGAACGTCGCCGTCCTCATCGGCGCGCTCGCCGCCGCCGGCCTCCTCGGCGCGCGCCGCGACGCCCCCGCGAGCGACCGACCCGAACGCGCGCGAAGCGTCGTCTACCCGCTACTCGTCGCCGGCCTCCTCGGGACCGCGGCGGTCGTCGCGTTCGGCGGCGCGTCGCACTCCGAGACCTTCCTCGCCGTGGAGGACGCGACGGCGACCGGCTCCGCCTCGACGCTCGCCGTCGGCACCGCGCAGACCGTCTCCTACGCCGTCGGCGTCGCCGACCAGCCGTGGGCGACCCGCGTCGTCCACACCACCGGCCTGCACGCCGTCGAGACGACGCGAAACGCCACCGCCGTCACCGCCACCGGTACCGTTCGCGCACCCGCGACGCCCGGCCCGGTCCCCGTGGAAGTCGCGATACGGAGCTATCCGGCCGTCCTCCCGCAGGGGACCGTCGCGCGACTGGACGCCATCCACCCGCTGCTCGCCGCGTTCGCCTGCACCGCACTCGCGTTCGCCCCGCTGTTCGCGCTCGTCGCCCTCGTCGTCGACGGCGGCGAGCGGCTGCGGGCGTCCCGGTCGCGGCTCCGCCGCCTCCTCGTGGAGGGGTTCGAGTGA
- a CDS encoding glycosyltransferase yields the protein MAPDSERDGVDVTVVVVTYNSAGTVAETLASLAEQTYPAARYEVVVVDGGSTDATRDVVAEFDATLVEADGAGIGACRNRGVDLADGDYVAFTDSDCRVPPTWLASLVARMEEYADEDSVVGVGGPNVAFEDDPTFARVVGSLQRTVFGSGGSPQSKSIDDERLVESVAACNVLYRREVFEAYRYDDDVNVGEDADLHYRLARDGHRFCYAPDIVVRHHLTPTVGAFARKSRSYGRAMAHLQRRHGALVRWYAPLPTLALLAGGAAAARDALKGPKYVPLLCLAYCPVAASATRAVYREQRTPLALLVPLLLLLQYAAYGVGFAEGLVDTTT from the coding sequence ATGGCTCCCGACAGCGAGCGAGACGGCGTGGACGTCACCGTCGTCGTCGTCACGTACAACTCGGCGGGGACGGTCGCGGAGACGCTGGCGTCGCTCGCCGAGCAGACCTATCCGGCGGCGCGCTACGAGGTCGTGGTGGTCGACGGGGGGTCGACGGACGCCACTCGCGACGTCGTCGCGGAGTTCGACGCGACGCTCGTCGAGGCCGACGGCGCCGGTATCGGCGCGTGCCGGAATCGCGGCGTCGACCTCGCGGACGGCGACTACGTCGCGTTCACGGACTCGGACTGCCGGGTGCCCCCGACGTGGCTCGCGTCGCTCGTCGCGCGCATGGAGGAGTACGCCGACGAGGACTCGGTCGTCGGCGTCGGCGGCCCGAACGTCGCCTTCGAGGACGACCCGACGTTCGCGAGGGTCGTCGGGAGCCTGCAGCGCACGGTCTTCGGCTCCGGCGGGAGCCCGCAGTCCAAGTCCATCGACGACGAGCGCCTCGTGGAGTCCGTCGCCGCCTGCAACGTCCTCTACCGGCGGGAGGTGTTCGAGGCGTACCGCTACGACGACGACGTGAACGTCGGCGAGGACGCCGACCTTCACTATCGCCTCGCGCGCGACGGCCATCGCTTCTGTTACGCGCCGGATATCGTGGTCCGCCACCACCTCACGCCGACGGTCGGCGCGTTCGCTCGGAAGAGCCGCTCCTACGGGAGGGCGATGGCGCACCTCCAGCGCCGCCACGGCGCGCTCGTCCGGTGGTACGCGCCGCTCCCGACGCTCGCGCTCCTCGCCGGGGGCGCGGCCGCCGCACGCGACGCCCTGAAGGGTCCGAAGTACGTCCCGCTCCTCTGTCTCGCCTACTGCCCGGTCGCCGCGTCCGCGACGCGCGCCGTCTATCGGGAGCAACGGACGCCGCTCGCGCTCCTCGTGCCGCTCCTCCTCCTGCTCCAGTACGCCGCGTACGGCGTCGGCTTCGCGGAAGGACTCGTCGACACGACCACGTAA
- a CDS encoding oxidoreductase has product MFDESAEWTPTEMPAQAGRTVVVTGANSGIGYEATEAFAASGAHVVMACRSTERGRDAKADVEADYPGASLTVRELDLADLDSVRAFVDWYGSEFDALDVLCNNAGVMAIPRSETAQGFETQFGVNHLGHFALTAGLLPVLRRTTGESRVVTQSSGVHENGRIDFEDLHGEVDYEKWGAYAQSKLANVLFAYELDRRLRAASASVTSVACHPGYAATNLQRRGPEAEGSRLRVLLMEAANALLAQSAERGAWPLLYAATHPSVDGGEYVGPGGFRNMRGHPTTQESSERSYDRATARRLWSVSEELTGVTYDLPAPA; this is encoded by the coding sequence ATGTTCGACGAGTCAGCCGAGTGGACGCCGACCGAGATGCCCGCACAGGCCGGCCGGACCGTCGTCGTCACCGGCGCGAACAGCGGTATCGGCTACGAGGCGACGGAGGCGTTCGCCGCGAGCGGCGCGCACGTCGTCATGGCGTGTCGGAGCACCGAGCGCGGCCGCGACGCGAAGGCCGACGTCGAAGCCGACTACCCGGGCGCGTCACTCACCGTCCGCGAACTCGACCTCGCGGACCTCGACTCCGTGCGCGCGTTCGTCGACTGGTACGGGAGCGAGTTCGACGCGCTCGACGTCCTCTGCAACAACGCGGGCGTGATGGCGATTCCGCGCTCCGAGACCGCGCAGGGCTTCGAGACACAGTTCGGCGTCAACCATCTCGGGCACTTCGCGCTCACCGCCGGCCTCCTCCCCGTCCTCCGGCGGACCACCGGCGAGTCCCGCGTCGTCACGCAGTCGAGCGGCGTCCACGAGAACGGCCGCATCGACTTCGAGGACCTCCACGGCGAGGTCGACTACGAGAAGTGGGGCGCGTACGCGCAGTCGAAACTCGCGAACGTCCTCTTCGCCTACGAGCTCGACCGCCGGCTGCGCGCCGCGAGCGCCAGCGTCACGAGCGTCGCCTGCCACCCCGGCTACGCCGCGACGAACCTCCAGCGGCGCGGCCCCGAGGCCGAGGGCTCGCGCCTCCGCGTCCTCCTCATGGAGGCCGCGAACGCCCTCCTCGCGCAGTCCGCCGAGCGGGGCGCGTGGCCGCTCCTCTACGCCGCCACCCACCCGAGCGTCGACGGCGGCGAGTACGTCGGCCCCGGCGGCTTCCGGAACATGCGCGGGCACCCGACCACGCAGGAGTCGAGCGAGCGCTCCTACGACCGCGCGACCGCCCGGCGCCTCTGGTCGGTCTCCGAGGAACTGACCGGCGTCACCTACGACCTCCCCGCCCCTGCGTAG
- a CDS encoding GAF domain-containing protein gives MLVSDPYRLLLVDDDPAFLDLLQTHLERAADDGVDVSTTTDPTDALAAVEDETADCIVSDYSMPERTGLELLAAVRARDERFPFVLLTAEGSERVASDAIDASVTSYLRKDGSDSIRALAEHLLDTASDAIRRYHRDAVLDEYLSFVDTVLGALDDVIYVSSPDGTPLYWSDELRDVTGYDDADLSELTAADVVPPTHHDALEATIAAVLDGESVTVRLPLERDDGGTTPFEFSAAPLYGDDGDVVGIAGIGRDLTERERYERAFEGLQHTATRLLEADDRTAVVDAVADTVEYVVPVSHSVVYLVEEATERLVPAAATADIADSGPFHYDLTEDTPAVRVYHSGTPEQYAVADIDDGRERGLADAALYVPLGSHGVLVFGLEEHSAPARVWTLADILATNATAALDRIERTAALRDRERALAILHARSDDFSRASDPDEVADITVEAAHDVLDAPRIAVYRWDDADGRLRPVAGDGDLPPVDASGGGRLVWDAFVDQRTVVEHDLDAEHAPWPDARSAMAYPLGDHGVFVAGAPDRSSFGERDAAVADLLVTNATSALERAAREADLRETEVQLRERNRDLQRLNRLNRVIRDIMGALVQADSRGSVLRAVCENLATDDRYALAWIGTLDPDIDVAAWAGEGESFLDYVIERDAEHSRARRAVESGEPVVVEDVLRDPTVADLRREAMARGFRSAITLPLRYNDTDYGVLELYAGVPDAFVGEERDVLVELAAHIANALDTVERSETLLSGGSLELEFDLDDVDDPLFALARRADRTLDVDAVAPHDDAWLVYATVDGGADDVLAAAEQSVTVTDADVVRSASDTTLLAFVVSNTPVVEAFADRAATIRHIHATPDGGSVTAVVRPSTDVRAFADGVRTYLPSADLSRRTATPDTAASSVRHDLGEMLTDRQLQTLRAAHANGYFEWPRQRTGEEVASDLGVSGPTFHQHLRKALAAVLDDVLGTPS, from the coding sequence ATGCTCGTCTCCGACCCGTACCGCCTCCTCCTCGTCGACGACGACCCGGCGTTCCTCGACCTCCTGCAGACGCATCTCGAGCGCGCGGCCGACGACGGCGTCGACGTCTCGACGACCACCGACCCCACGGACGCCCTCGCCGCCGTCGAGGACGAAACGGCCGACTGCATCGTGAGCGACTACTCGATGCCCGAGCGGACCGGCCTCGAACTCCTCGCCGCCGTCCGAGCGCGCGACGAGCGCTTCCCGTTCGTCCTCCTCACGGCCGAGGGGAGCGAGCGCGTCGCGAGCGACGCCATCGACGCGTCCGTCACGAGCTACCTCCGGAAGGACGGCTCTGACAGCATACGCGCGCTCGCCGAGCACCTCCTCGACACCGCGAGCGACGCCATCCGCCGCTACCACCGCGACGCCGTGCTCGACGAGTACCTCTCGTTCGTCGACACCGTTCTCGGCGCGCTCGACGACGTCATCTACGTCTCCTCGCCCGACGGCACGCCGCTCTACTGGAGCGACGAACTCCGCGACGTCACCGGCTACGACGACGCCGACCTCTCCGAACTCACCGCCGCCGACGTCGTCCCACCGACGCATCACGACGCCCTCGAAGCCACGATCGCCGCCGTCCTCGACGGCGAGTCCGTGACGGTCAGACTCCCGCTCGAACGCGACGACGGCGGGACGACCCCTTTCGAGTTCAGTGCCGCCCCGCTCTACGGCGACGACGGCGACGTCGTCGGCATCGCCGGCATCGGCCGTGACCTCACGGAACGCGAGCGCTACGAGCGGGCGTTCGAGGGCCTCCAGCATACCGCCACGCGACTCCTCGAAGCCGACGACCGGACCGCCGTCGTGGACGCCGTCGCCGACACCGTCGAGTACGTCGTCCCCGTCTCGCACAGCGTCGTCTACCTCGTCGAGGAGGCGACCGAGCGCCTCGTTCCCGCCGCCGCGACGGCCGATATCGCCGACAGCGGGCCGTTCCACTACGACCTCACGGAGGACACCCCCGCCGTCCGCGTCTACCACTCCGGGACGCCCGAACAGTACGCCGTCGCCGACATCGACGACGGCCGCGAGCGCGGACTCGCCGACGCCGCCCTCTACGTCCCGCTCGGGTCGCACGGCGTCCTCGTCTTCGGGCTCGAGGAACACAGCGCGCCCGCTCGCGTGTGGACGCTCGCCGACATCCTCGCGACGAACGCCACGGCCGCCCTCGACCGCATCGAGCGCACCGCCGCGCTCCGCGACCGCGAACGCGCGCTCGCCATCCTCCACGCGCGCTCGGACGACTTCTCGCGCGCCTCGGACCCCGACGAAGTCGCCGACATCACCGTCGAGGCGGCCCACGACGTCCTCGATGCGCCCCGTATCGCCGTCTATCGCTGGGACGACGCCGACGGCCGCCTCCGCCCCGTCGCCGGCGACGGCGACCTCCCGCCGGTCGACGCGTCGGGCGGCGGCCGCCTCGTCTGGGACGCCTTCGTCGACCAGCGCACCGTCGTCGAACACGACCTCGACGCCGAGCACGCGCCGTGGCCGGACGCCCGAAGCGCGATGGCGTACCCGCTCGGCGACCACGGGGTCTTCGTCGCCGGTGCACCCGACCGGTCCTCGTTCGGCGAACGCGACGCCGCCGTCGCCGACCTCCTCGTGACGAACGCGACGAGCGCGCTCGAACGCGCCGCCCGCGAAGCCGACCTGCGCGAGACGGAAGTCCAGCTCCGCGAACGGAACCGCGACCTCCAGCGCCTCAACCGACTGAACCGCGTCATTCGCGACATCATGGGCGCGCTCGTGCAGGCGGACTCGCGCGGAAGCGTCCTCCGCGCCGTCTGCGAGAACCTCGCTACCGACGACCGCTACGCGCTCGCGTGGATCGGGACGCTCGACCCCGACATCGACGTCGCCGCGTGGGCGGGCGAGGGCGAGTCCTTCCTCGACTACGTCATCGAACGCGACGCCGAGCACAGCCGCGCTCGCCGCGCCGTCGAATCTGGCGAGCCCGTCGTCGTCGAGGACGTCCTCCGTGACCCCACCGTCGCGGACCTCCGGCGCGAGGCGATGGCACGCGGGTTCAGGAGCGCGATAACGCTCCCGCTTCGCTACAACGACACCGACTACGGCGTCCTCGAACTCTACGCGGGCGTCCCCGACGCGTTCGTCGGCGAGGAACGCGACGTCCTCGTCGAACTCGCCGCGCACATCGCGAACGCCCTCGACACCGTCGAGCGGAGCGAGACGCTCCTCTCCGGTGGCTCGCTCGAACTCGAGTTCGACCTCGACGACGTCGACGACCCGCTGTTCGCGCTCGCGCGCCGCGCCGACCGGACGCTCGACGTCGACGCGGTCGCCCCTCACGACGACGCGTGGCTGGTGTACGCGACCGTCGATGGCGGCGCCGACGACGTCCTCGCCGCCGCCGAGCAGAGCGTCACCGTCACGGACGCCGACGTCGTTCGCTCGGCGTCCGACACGACGCTGCTCGCGTTCGTCGTCTCGAACACGCCGGTCGTCGAGGCGTTCGCCGACCGCGCCGCGACCATCCGGCACATTCACGCGACGCCCGACGGTGGGAGCGTGACGGCCGTCGTGCGGCCGTCCACGGACGTCCGCGCGTTCGCGGACGGCGTCCGCACATACCTCCCCTCGGCCGACCTCTCGCGGCGAACCGCGACGCCCGACACCGCCGCGTCTTCCGTCCGCCACGACCTCGGTGAGATGTTGACCGACCGCCAGCTCCAGACGCTCCGCGCCGCCCACGCTAACGGCTACTTCGAGTGGCCGCGCCAGCGGACCGGCGAGGAGGTCGCGTCCGACCTCGGCGTCTCCGGGCCGACCTTCCACCAGCACCTACGGAAGGCGCTCGCCGCCGTCTTGGACGACGTCCTCGGCACCCCCTCCTGA
- a CDS encoding glutathione-independent formaldehyde dehydrogenase encodes MKGVVYKGAHEVAVEDVPEPELQNPTDVVIDVTSTCICGSDLHMYEGRTAADEGIVFGHEAMGVVEEVGEGVDSLDVGDRVSIPFNVACGHCKNCEQGKTGFCLNVNPDGGVPAGGAYGYVGMGPYQGGQAEKMRVPYADFNALKLPDEGHEDDFAMLADIFPTGWHGTELADLQPGESVAIFGAGPVGLMAAYSAKIKGASEIYVVDRVPSRLDLAEEHCDATPINFEEGNPVEQIIDANGGEVNKGVDAVGYQSVEPDEDRDDDEPYDPTKENPGVLINQLIRVVEPKGKLGIIGLYVPEDPGAPETISEMEAAGRLGIDFGKLFEKGQALATGQCDVKSYNRYLRDLIVAGRAEPSFVVSHRESLADAPEMYQKFDDREEGVTKVILEP; translated from the coding sequence ATCAAAGGAGTCGTATACAAGGGCGCACACGAAGTCGCCGTCGAGGACGTGCCGGAACCGGAGCTACAGAACCCGACGGACGTCGTCATCGACGTCACGTCGACGTGCATCTGCGGGTCCGACCTGCACATGTACGAGGGCCGAACCGCCGCCGACGAGGGCATCGTCTTCGGCCACGAGGCGATGGGGGTCGTCGAGGAGGTCGGCGAGGGCGTCGACTCGCTCGACGTCGGCGACCGCGTCTCCATCCCGTTCAACGTCGCGTGCGGACACTGTAAGAACTGCGAGCAGGGGAAGACCGGCTTCTGCCTGAACGTCAACCCGGACGGGGGCGTCCCCGCCGGCGGCGCCTACGGCTACGTCGGCATGGGCCCCTATCAGGGCGGACAGGCCGAGAAGATGCGCGTGCCCTACGCGGACTTCAACGCCCTCAAACTGCCGGACGAGGGCCACGAGGACGATTTCGCGATGCTCGCGGACATCTTCCCGACCGGGTGGCACGGCACCGAACTCGCCGACCTCCAGCCCGGCGAGTCCGTCGCCATCTTCGGCGCCGGCCCCGTCGGCCTGATGGCCGCCTACAGCGCGAAGATCAAGGGCGCCTCGGAGATTTACGTCGTCGACCGCGTCCCGAGTCGCCTCGACCTCGCCGAGGAGCACTGCGACGCCACCCCCATCAACTTCGAGGAGGGCAACCCCGTCGAGCAGATCATCGACGCCAACGGCGGCGAGGTCAACAAGGGCGTCGACGCCGTCGGCTACCAGTCCGTCGAACCGGACGAGGACCGCGACGACGACGAGCCCTACGACCCGACGAAGGAGAACCCCGGCGTCCTCATCAACCAGCTCATCCGCGTCGTCGAGCCGAAGGGGAAGCTCGGCATCATCGGCCTCTACGTCCCCGAGGACCCCGGCGCGCCCGAGACCATCAGCGAGATGGAGGCCGCCGGCCGCCTCGGCATCGACTTCGGGAAGCTCTTCGAGAAGGGCCAAGCGCTCGCCACCGGCCAGTGTGACGTGAAGTCCTACAACCGCTACCTGCGCGACCTCATCGTCGCCGGCCGCGCCGAACCGAGCTTCGTCGTCTCGCACCGCGAATCCCTCGCGGACGCCCCCGAGATGTACCAGAAGTTCGACGACCGCGAGGAAGGCGTCACGAAGGTCATCCTCGAACCCTAG